ctttttactttatgctggtgtttttgagtggacagcaaagtaagaatttcattgtacagggaaacgtgtttctttactgtgcatatgacaataaacactttgaattgaattgaatattgtAACTGAAATATTCCTAATTCAAATCGGAAACAAATCGATTTGTGGATTAGTGACTGACACCTGACCTGGTTACATACTTAAACACTAGACATCAATGAATGAAGTTTTCTGGAATAAACAGTTACTCAGAGCCCCAATCATGTTTCTGCTTCATTGGCTGatgcctgtgtatgtgtgtgtatactcaCAGCATCGTAGTTCTGGTCAAGGAATTCCGCCACAAGGACTTTGTGTTTTGTCAGGAGATCCtgcaaataaagtcaaacaactttttgttttaataggaGGGGACAGCGGAATGTATGACACACTATTTGAACatgtgtgatactgtgataaCATGTGATACTGTGGTCCCGGTCAGGACCAATAAACCCTGGGTTACCAGGGAGGTAAAGGACAAAAAGAGAACATTTACGAACACAAACTACAAGGAGATAAGAGGtacaaaaataactcaaaatctAAAGCAGGTGTATAGGAGCAATAAACCAGACTCCTGataagattttagacatttccctgctaaATAATGGAGATTACCTCCAATATTTATGGgatttttacatctttttaactgatctacaattcggcattgTTCTGTTTGATTCCTGTACCAGacatcgcgctcatgactccTCCAGTGATTCCACTCTCTGCCGATCAGTGTCACTAAAGCATGCACTGAATATCTTTGCAACTTCAAAAATCTTCcaaaaagctgtttttaatccagtgtaatcctctttaaattaaaattcacaATGATCAAATTGAGATCAAATATTTGAAAGGAGGTATTACCTACGATTACCAAACTTGAGAAAGTCTCATAGTAAAAAGATCAgtctcaaacacaaaaacaatcaaacacactgcagcatcAGTGAAAATTAAAACgccattattatcattttacatgacatttacttATGATTATGTGTACAGGatctaaaaacaacataaaataaggctcacattttaaaataaggaCATGGTTTTGACATGGTTTAGGTTTCATGCTACGGCGATCACTTATATAAAAGTTATATAAAACAGGACTGCTGTGATAAGGTTGTTGCAAAAAAAATTGTGGTCATTTCAGCATGGCGACATTAGACAACCCTTGTGCACTTTGAGTGCTGTCcatgtttctttttcctgtttgtaCTCACTACTTTCCTAATACAATAGCCAGAGTAAAACTGTTGATGCTGGTTAATTATATCCtatgttctctctctttgtgtgtgtgctatgcTTCATTATTACAGTAGTAATTAGCGTGCAGTGTGTACTGGTGCCTGTTGATATGCTGCTGGTAGTGAAACATGTTTATGTTAAATCCATTGATCCTTTATTAtgatatctgactccagatgtgataGAAAGGCAgaattgtatttcattgtttcactcctgtgtggcttGAATTTGgatacattgccatttaaaaatgatcattgtgacaatgaaaattaaattattataaaacagtggaTTTGTAAAATCATCAGGATTTTCTGCATCCATCCTTTCCTGTGACCTTGAATGACTAcagttgtatttattgtatgtgaTGGAAATCTGCCTTtctaaataaaaagataatttcagaaaaaacaaaaaaaacaatggatttGTAAGTAACCTTCagtgttcaaaacaaaaaacaaaaaaagtttagCGGGACAATTGACCAccggaaatcttcacattttaaatctggacacccctggtctatgacatcattgttttcctaaAGTAGCGTGTTAGCTCTCAACATGCGTttggagattttcccactctgggaggtGTTTAAATCTCTGCTTGGGAGCAATACCACTTGGAGTTTagagtgaataaaaacatgaatcaatATTTGGagatcacaaacatcacaaaaccTTGGTCCATTTGAACCCAGAGTTACCTTGAATGTGGCAAAGGCGTCAGAGGCAATGTCGAAGGTGGACAACTCCACATAGGTGAAGAAACAGTGGAACTCCTTCGAGTAAAGGACGGTCTTGGCGAGCGGCTCATGGCGGATACACTCCCTCAGCATGATTCCACAATTCAACGCTACCTGTGGTGTATCATACCTTCCAGCAGAAACAATGTTTGTGAGTATGTGTCTTATATCTTATAAAGTGGTATGACTGCTTACATCGTGTGTGAAGTATCTCACCCTTTCAGCAGTATGAAGAGAACCTCTTTGTGGGAACAGAAGTATTCGACCGTCGGGCTTCTCGTTCCAATCTGCCTCCTCAGGATGTTGTTGAAAATCTGACACACATCCTTTTTTCcctggaaacacacatacacacagtgatAAGACCACTGCTGAGCCTTACTGCTCTTCACAGTTAATCCATGCATCCTCGTCCTCATCCTccctgcctccatcagtaagttcaaatgtgtcattttggcaTTTAAAATGCTTGGTTCAGATTTGCCTCAGTAACACACATTTACTAAATAAGGCACACCAGCAGCACCTTTGTCCCCGTGAGCAGTTCAAGTTAAAAGAATTTTCTTGATAACATTCAGAGAATCCAAAATGAATTTCCTCGATCGACATTTTATGCAGTTCACCCAGTTCCTCTATCAGGACAAATGATCAAACTTCTCCAATTTTCACCCTCCAGAGGGGCACCGGACAAGGTTGGCCACTCCTTGAGCCACttgcaaacaaaaatattaaaaaggtatCACAAAATAAGTATCCATGCTGATGATTACTTTTCCTTTAAAACTCACAAAGCTCTCTTTATGAAATAATTACACTTATTGATAAAGTCTCAACAATTTCAGATTACTCAAAAAACTGGGCAAAATCAATTATCAACTAATCAATTCTGACTTCAAATTATCATCATCCAGTCCAATCAAGTCAGGTAACATCAGATATCTGGGTATTAATTGTCTTCCAAGCAATCAGATCTAACCCAGTTAAACTATACTCCCCTACTTAAATCAAAAGGATGACCTCTTTACACATGGGAAGAGTTGCCACTAGATCAAAATCAATTACTGTACCTCTTTTCAATGATGCCCACCCAACCATCACCAATCTGGTTTAAGTCATTAGACTCTGCCACCACAAAATTCTTCCTGGGAAAACAAACCACCACGCGTTAGTTCAAACCAGTCAAAGGGCAAAAACCTGGGGTTTGGAACTTCCAAACTTTCACAATTACTTCCTTGCAAAGAAGCTGTGTTATGTCACTGGACAACCTGTGGCTAGACATTGAAGaatctgcaaaaaatgaaaacaaaattctGCCTCATTGGCTGATGCCTGTGAAtttcatcattaaaatcatcacagataccttatcaCGATACGATGATATACAAGTCTAAGACGATAGCTTATCTAATGTcacaatatagatataatattgatatattgcccagccctgcTTGCTTACATCGTCTACAAAAGTGACAGATATCTGAAATCAGTATTTACACTGGTTAACACTTGGGGAGTCAACcctcagagaaaataaaatgatctgaTTGTGGTGCGAGTGCACATGCATCAAGCATTCATGAGCAATGTTGTCGAATTCTACGGAAgtagaagcagaaaaaaagcttcacaTCCGCTTCTCTGGTAAACAAATGCTGCATGTGTCTGTTCCTCTTCTGCATCGTTCGTGcctgttcattgtttttttttcttggatttgtttgttttactttgttttttacctAATCTTGTAAACACTTCTGATTTCATGATGAACTTTTCTTGGCACACAACAGCAGAGTACACCGTCAAATTAGCAGCTCCATGATCTGAATcaattttttataaaaaatgattttgaatcaAATTGTGAACTAAGTAATCGGAAATTAATCATGAGCTTCTGTTATATAATCACACTATCACTAATCACTATATTGTCTTATATGTCTTCTATGTCTTGCTGTTGCACTTCCACGTTATGGTTGAGGAGTGACTTTGGGAGTGGTCCTCACCTCGAAATCTATGACCTGCAGGTGTTCTACCAGTGATATCAGCAGGCCACTGGTGTATAGCTCCTGAGCCAGCTGGGCCACCGTCTCTGTGTGAGGCTCTTTATCGTTGCTCCCGTACAGCATCTCCTTCATGGACAACAAGCACTTTGACACCTCCTCAGAGGCCTGCAtgacagagagcaggaggggAAGATGGGGGCGAGAGTGGGTTATATAGGTGCCTGTAGggctgcagcaacaacaattaGTCAGTTATTAAAtagttactaaattaattggcAACCATTCGAtcagttttctgctttttcagcatcttaaatttgaatattttcaggtttctttgcttcatttaacaaattaattaattgattatggaAATAAATACCAAGAAATCTCTACTATAAAAAAATGATCTATAAAGGGGGAATTAGGAATACAAATATGAGCCAGAAACCAAAATTTCAGATtaagagtcagagagagagtttttctctgtgtctctggtgtgtgtgtgttaacggTCATGACAGTTAAGTGTCAGGAGATGACAGGACCAGGCTGCTCTGTGTGCAAATTTCACAGGGGgctgtcacacatacacacacagacacacacagtcacacacacagacacacacacactgacacacacagacacacacacagtcacacacagacacagtcacagtcacagtcacacacacacacacacacacacacagacacacacactttctaccttgtctgttttcttttcctgtttgaCCAGGATGGCCAGGTTTTCCCTCAGAGTTTTGACGATGTCCACCGGACTCTTGTGAGATTTACCAAACAGCGGCATGATTGAAACAAATTTGTTTTGGGACCTGGAAattatacagacacacaaatgacaagatggataaaatgttgtgtttattccaAATGGGATAAATCGACATTTCTTTTCTCCAGAGCCATCTAACATTTAGGAgctgttttagtcattagtcaaaGCTGGAGAGGTTGACTTGTTTGCCAATATCCGATATAACATTTTACAGCCAATATCAGCCGATACTGACAAAGTGCCGATAATATGGTGCATATCCCTTGTATGTATGTAGAAAAGATGAAAAGTAATTAAACAAAACTCTGCACTCACTCTAATGCATACATAatttatgagacaaaaacattccCTTGAACAAAAATTATCAGGATCCCTACAAATGATCAAGATATGTGGTGACTAGGACATTTTGCAGTTCAAATATAATCAGAATAGAAAATAGACACCAACACTCAACCTTCCTAAAGGACAAGAAAGACGCGAATCATGAActggaaaaaaatccaaaccACTGCATACCATCATGCAGTTGGTATGACAACTCAACAGAAGGTAGCTGAgagataaataacaaaaatgtgtttcaggaTTCAGGATCACCTCAGAGACACAGTCCAGTGTCCTCTCTTGTCTACGCAAACAATCACAGATAATCAAAGTCACTAGTCCATGTATTATTGCTacataagttgttttttttaatcttgtattaaattaaatctggtaattataaataaatgaagatcTAAACTTTGCATTAACACAAGGCTTAGTTTAAtaacagagagtgagtgaggactGGACACTGACACATAATCTGTTACTCAGacaagcagaaaaacacattagttGATGTTGAATGTAAAAAAGGAGGGTGTCCTTCTACAGGTGACACTGAAATCAATGTGAGCATGACTCATGACTTGACATTTTTTTATCCTTCTGCTACAAAAAACTTTCAAAAGTTGCCCAAAATCTTATAGAAAAGGATAAGCCAAAGAGTGAAACTACCGATACCGACATCAAGCTGTTAAGAAAACATTTGTGCTATGCATTTCAACAatgccaccatgtttttagatgaaatcaacaacaatgtgaattattttcaaaatactacatgcaaattaaaacatttttgttagcCTGGGGTATGTCAATAACTAGCAGCAACATtgatatttttgcatttttattttttgtacagGTTCAAGAACACAgcacaaaaactttttttaggGTTAGACAGCCAACTTGTCCAGAAGCCGCAGTCGATACAGCCtgtcaacaaaacacagacagacgttGATTAGCCTTGATTGGGTCGTGACTCAACATTGGCCCGGCCGCTGTGTTCGTgtacattcacattcactcattgCGTGACCATTTAAAtccagccagcagcagcagcccaaTGGATGCGCGCAGGTCTGGGATGTTGCATCTCATCTGGAGGTCTGCATGATCCGCTTCAGATCATGCAGACCAAATTGTTGTCAATCAGGCTGCTGATTCTAACGGTGGTGTAACGGGTGGGTCACTGTACCGTTCCAGTGGCTGCAGGAGTTTATCACTGCTAGGAGTATATCGGCTGCATGAGTTTATCATTTCTGGAAATCGATCGGTGGCTGGCGCAGTCTCACCCTCCACACTATCAGAGGACACATACAAGCTCTCAAATGAGGATTCAGACACAGGTAGATATTGATCCTCTGCAATGTCCATGTCCTCCTTGCCAATCACTTTTACCAAAGCTCCTGGCACTTCCTCTTGTGTAAAATCTCTCTAAATCTTGTCAggttagaaataactagttccACAAGTTGCATTTTAGTAAACTTTTGCTGCAATCGCAACTGTATTGCACATAAAAGTGTTTATCACAATTTTAACACTGAGGGTAAAGGAGATGTTACTAAATATGTTAGATACTAAATTACAACAATGCTGCCAAAATGTGTCAACTTTAGACTTCACGGATTGTCCTGAAGTATGGTTCTTCTGGAACTATAAcaagacaataacaacaaaaggaaTGTTCTCTGAGATGTTAGAGGAGGGAGCAGAGAGCTGggtaaataaatgaagcagttacatttaaattacCGTTTCCTTGAGCCCCAGGAAATACCCCAGCTAAATGGATTGAGTGGTGTGTCATTTGGAGCAAAAGGCTTTAATTCAAGCTCAGAGGATAAGGTCTTTTTTACATCTAGTTGTCCGCTAGACTCGGTACGATTGAGGACTGGGTTCatttgggggttgcaacattcagccggtccgagtttgctttcacactgcactttagtgaaacgaaCCGAACCTTTTGACGTATttccctcctcgcctgaggtggtgctgcatcaagaattactaaAGGAGAAGACAACAATGAACTCCAAGAGTGCTGATCTACATTTaacaacacaaatcaaatgGGACACGGATTCTCACATTCCCAATTCTTCCACATGTGAAGATTGCTTAaatcctttatttattatttaaacatcAAGTGGATAAAAGAGTACCAATAATGGATTTCAAAAGGAAAAACCACCAACTACTCGGGTATTTCAGAGTTTTGCAACCATCCAGAGGACTCCAGCTTTGGATAAAGAATACTTTAATGGTATTCTTCTCTCTAAACAAGATGGTACAGCATatgaaaaaaaggagaggggaaaaagaggGAAACTAAACAATTTCAGTTGAAAGCTGGGAAAGAATCAATCGCTTTCAATGCATGACCACAAGCTCAAATACATGGAGAAAATTCTGCTGGAAGAGCAAAGTGAGATTCTTAATAACTCCTGCACAGAAATGCCATCAAGGCAGTGGCAACACCTGCTGGAGACTCTGTGGGACTTATGCAGACCACTACCATGCTGTATATCAGGGGCCATATCATTGTTAAAGCTTCCGTACGCACAAAAGAAGGTGTAAACCACTTCCTACACAAAGTTTgggatttataaaaaaacaaacttgatgGAAAACATTTGGTCTTTTACGGAAGCTCTGACCCATGCGTAGGCACATTTATGGGAGGGAGAAGAAACTGAGACTCCGATGGCAGAAGGATGAATAACCATAAACGGTTTAAAATatcagtgtgtaaaatattaCTGCTCACGACATGATTATTTTTTAC
Above is a window of Solea senegalensis isolate Sse05_10M linkage group LG2, IFAPA_SoseM_1, whole genome shotgun sequence DNA encoding:
- the cab39l gene encoding calcium-binding protein 39-like yields the protein MPLFGKSHKSPVDIVKTLRENLAILVKQEKKTDKASEEVSKCLLSMKEMLYGSNDKEPHTETVAQLAQELYTSGLLISLVEHLQVIDFEGKKDVCQIFNNILRRQIGTRSPTVEYFCSHKEVLFILLKGYDTPQVALNCGIMLRECIRHEPLAKTVLYSKEFHCFFTYVELSTFDIASDAFATFKDLLTKHKVLVAEFLDQNYDAVFTDYEKLLHSENYVTKRQSLKLLGELLLDRHNFKVMTHYISKPDNLKLMMNLLRDKSANIQFEAFHVFKVFVANPNKTQPIIDILLKNQTKLIDFLSNFQKDRADDEQFNDEKTYLIKQIRDLKKTAS